Proteins encoded by one window of Vigna radiata var. radiata cultivar VC1973A chromosome 5, Vradiata_ver6, whole genome shotgun sequence:
- the LOC106760842 gene encoding nascent polypeptide-associated complex subunit beta, whose amino-acid sequence MDVERLKKMASSVRTGGKGTMRRKKKAVHKTTTTDDKRLQSTLKRIGVNAIPAIEEVNIFKDDVVIQFLNPKVQASIAANTWVVSGSPQTKKLQDILPNIIHQLGPDNLENLKKLAEQFQKQAPEAGAAATTAQDDDDDEAVPDLVPGETFEAVAEETKS is encoded by the exons ATGGATGTagaaaggttgaagaagatggcTAGTTCTGTTCGAACTGGTGGAAAGGGTACCATGAGAAG GAAGAAGAAGGCTGTCCACAAGACTACTACTACAGATGACAAGAGGCTACAAAGCACCCTGAAGAGAATAGGGGTGAATGCTATCCCTGCAATTGAGGAAGTCAACATCTTTAAGGATGATGTAGTTATCCAGTTTTTAAACCCTAAAG TGCAAGCATCTATTGCTGCCAATACTTGGGTTGTTAGTGGTTCTCCTCAAACAAAGA AATTGCAGGATATTCTCCCTAACATCATCCACCAATTAG GGCCAGATAACCTGGAAAACCTAAAGAAACTAGCTGAACAATTTCAGAAGCAGGCACCTGAAGCAGGAGCTGCTGCAACCACAGCacaggatgatgatgatgatgaggctGTCCCGGATCTTGTCCCAGGAGAGACTTTTGAGGCAGTTGCCGAGGAGACTAAGTCTTAG
- the LOC106759943 gene encoding putative disease resistance RPP13-like protein 1, producing the protein MAVECISGAFLAAAFQVTLDKLASRDIQDYFHGSKLKDKMLKKLDIVLNSINQVLEDAEERQYKSSNVMNWLDQLKEAIYEAELLLDEVANEASRQKLEAEFQPATSKVRGFFKAFVNPFDMEIASRVEELLENIQFLASQKDMLGLRKGIFSGNEVGVSWKQSKQLPTTSLVDESSICGREEDKEEIIKILLSDNVTCNQVPIISIVGMGGMGKTTLSQLVYNDQRVLEQFDLKAWVYVSQDFDVVAVTRAILKALGSKGAEEKDLNLLQLELKQRLMGKRYFLVLDDVWNEDYSSWGVLQIPFIYGPSGSRILITTRNEKVALVMNSSHLYHLKPLDKEECWKLFSDVAFHDKDATRYPYLVSVGSKIVDKCGGLPLALKALGNILRLKFSQHEWVKILESDMWHLSDNDANINPALRLSYHNLPSYLKRCFAHCSIFPKGYEFDRDQLIQLWMAEGLLNCFQINKSEEELGTEFFNDLVARSFFQQSRRRASCFTMHDLLNDLAKSVSGEFCSQISGSLEKIITKRARHISWSSKINIDDKFLEHISKCNRLRCFVAFKWEFGRGGLINTDKQRVLLSTLKYLRVLSFHDCLLTELVDDIGNLKLLRYLDLSYTKIKRLPDSICRLHNLQTLLLLWCYHLDELPIDLHKLVNLRHLDLRMSGINKMPNHIGRLKHLRTLTSFFIRKHDVKELGNLSNLQGTLSIFQLENVTDPKDAMEANLKGKKHLDGLVLNWGNKFGRCNENEDSIMERQVLEALQPNGNLKKLSVLRYDGTSFPRWFGGSHLPNLVSIALTESKFCFVLPPFGQLPSLKELSISCFYGIEIIGPEFCGNDSSNIPFRSLEILKFEEMSAWKEWCSFEGHIEEGQGLSCLKELSVRRCPWLRRALPQHLPSLQKLEICECQNLEDSVPKAVSIHEVKFRLCEKLFLKDLPSSLKKATIHGTCIIEACLHQILVNNPFLEELKIRNFHGPNKKWSSLDLHRQDSLVTLSITSWYSSSLPFALHLFSKLHSVLFHDCPYLESFPEGGLPSSLRKLEIEDCPKLVASREKWGLFKLHSLRVKS; encoded by the coding sequence ATGGCAGTAGAGTGTATAAGTGGGGCATTTCTCGCAGCTGCCTTTCAAGTGACTTTAGACAAGTTGGCTTCAAGGGACATCCAAGACTACTTCCATGGAAGTAAACTCAAGGATAAGATGCTCAAAAAGCTAGATATTGTGCTGAACTCCATCAACCAAGTGCTGGAGGATGCAGAGGAAAGGCAGTACAAAAGCTCAAACGTGATGAACTGGCTTGATCAGCTGAAAGAGGCTATATATGAAGCAGAATTGCTGTTAGATGAGGTTGCCAATGAGGCATCCAGACAGAAGCTGGAAGCTGAATTTCAGCCTGCAACTAGCAAGGTCCGAGGCTTCTTCAAGGCTTTTGTTAATCCATTTGACATGGAAATTGCTTCTAGGGTTGAAGAACTACTAGAGAACATACAATTTCTTGCAAGCCAAAAGGATATGCTAGGATTAAGAAAGGGGATTTTTTCTGGCAATGAAGTTGGAGTCAGTTGGAAACAATCCAAGCAGTTGCCAACTACATCCTTGGTGGATGAATCTAGCATTTGTGGTAGAGAGGAAGATAAAGAGgaaatcataaaaattttactttcagACAATGTCACATGCAATCAGGTGCCCATAATTAGTATAGTTGGAATGGGAGGGATGGGTAAGACCACCCTTAGTCAGCTTGTGTATAATGACCAAAGGGTACTAGAACAATTTGACCTTAAAGCTTGGGTCTATGTTTCACAAGATTTTGATGTTGTTGCTGTCACAAGAGCAATTCTTAAGGCACTTGGGTCCAAAGGAGCAGAAGAAAAAGACCTAAACCTACTTCAACTTGAATTGAAGCAGAGACTGATGGGAAAGAGATATTTCCTTGTTCTAGATGATGTTTGGAACGAAGACTATTCAAGTTGGGGGGTACTGCAGATCCCCTTCATTTATGGACCTTCAGGAAGTAGGATTCTTATTACCACTCGTAATGAGAAGGTAGCATTGGTCATGAACTCCTCCCATCTATATCATTTGAAGCCATTGGACAAAGAAGAATGTTGGAAGCTATTTTCTGATGTTGCTTTTCATGACAAGGATGCCACCAGATATCCATATCTTGTATCGGTTGGCAGTAAAATTGTTGACAAGTGTGGAGGATTGCCTTTAGCTTTGAAAGCATTGGGAAACATCTTGCGACTGAAATTTTCCCAGCACGAATGGGTTAAGATATTGGAGAGTGATATGTGGCACCTATCTGACAACGATGCCAACATTAACCCTGCTCTTAGATTGAGTTACCATAATCTCCCCTCCTATTTGAAGCGTTGTTTTGCTCATTGCTCCATATTTCCAAAGGGTTATGAGTTTGACAGAGATCAGCTAATCCAACTGTGGATGGCAGAAGGTTTGTTGAATTGCTTCCAAATAAACAAGAGTGAAGAAGAGTTAGGCACTGAGTTCTTCAATGATCTAGTAGCAAGGTCATTTTTCCAACAATCAAGACGCCGTGCTTCGTGCTTCACTATGCATGATCTTCTTAATGATTTAGCAAAATCTGTCTCAGGAGAATTTTGTTCACAAATAAGTGGCAGTTTGGAGAAAATTATAACCAAGAGAGCACGCCACATTTCATGGTCTAGCAAAATTAACATTGATGATAAATTCTTGGAGCATATTAGTAAGTGTAACAGATTACGTTGTTTTGTGGCATTCAAATGGGAATTTGGCAGAGGAGGCTTGATCAACACTGATAAACAACGTGTTCTGTTGTCTACATTGAAATATTTACGTGTGCTATCCTTCCATGATTGTCTTCTCACTGAATTAGTTGATGATATAGGCAATTTAAAGCTTTTGCGTTATTTAGACCTTTCGTACACTAAGATTAAAAGATTGCCTGACTCCATTTGTAGGCTGCATAATTTGCAGACGCTGCTACTATTATGGTGCTATCATTTGGATGAGCTTCCCATAGATTTGCACAAACTTGTCAACTTGCGTCATCTTGATTTGCGTATGAGCGGGATAAACAAGATGCCAAACCACATAGGAAGGCTGAAACATCTTCGCACACTGACTAGTTTTTTTATCAGGAAGCATGATGTTAAGGAATTGGGAAATCTCAGCAATCTTCAAGGAACACTTTCAATTTTCCAGTTGGAAAATGTCACCGATCCTAAGGATGCCATGGAAGCTAATCTGAAAGGTAAAAAGCATTTAGATGGATTAGTGTTGAATTGGGGTAACAAATTTGGAAGGTGCAATGAAAATGAGGACTCAATAATGGAAAGACAGGTGTTGGAGGCTCTTCAACCAAATGGGAACTTGAAAAAGCTTTCTGTTTTACGTTATGATGGAACCAGCTTTCCAAGATGGTTTGGGGGATCTCATTTGCCCAATTTAGTGTCCATTGCACTGACTGAAAGCAAATTCTGCTTTGTCTTGCCACCATTTGGGCAGCTTCCCTCTCTGAAGGAGCTTTCCATATCATGCTTTTATGGAATAGAGATCATTGGTCCTGAGTTCTGTGGTAATGATTCCTCAAATATTCCTTTCAGATCTCttgaaatattgaaatttgaGGAAATGAGTGCATGGAAAGAATGGTGCAGTTTTGAAGGTCACATTGAAGAAGGCCAAGGTTTGTCTTGTCTTAAAGAGCTTTCTGTGAGGCGTTGTCCATGGTTGAGAAGGGCCCTTCCTCAACACCTTCCTTCTCTGCAGAAATTGGAAATTTGTGAATGCCAAAACTTGGAGGATTCAGTTCCCAAGGCTGTAAGTATTCATGAGGTGAAGTTCCGTTTGTGTGAAAAACTTTTCCTGAAAGATTTGCCATCCAGCTTGAAAAAGGCCACAATTCATGGAACTTGCATTATTGAGGCCTGCCTCCACCAAATTCTTGTCAACAATCCCTTCCTTGAAGAGTTGAAAATCCGCAACTTTCATGgtccaaataaaaaatggtCCTCTTTGGATTTGCACAGACAAGATTCTCTAGTCACTCTCTCTATAACAAGCTGGTACTCTTCCTCTTTGCCCTTTGCACTACACTTGTTTTCCAAGCTTCATTCTGTACTTTTTCATGATTGTCCATATCTTGAGTCATTTCCCGAGGGGGGTTTGCCTTCAAGCCTACGCAAACTCGAAATTGAGGATTGTCCCAAGCTGGTTGCATCTAGGGAGAAGTGGGGATTGTTCAAACTCCATTCTCTCAGAGTTAAGAGTTAG
- the LOC106762769 gene encoding nucleolar protein 56 encodes MALFLLYESASGYALFEAHGLDEIGQNTEAVRNSVSDLNRFGKVVQLRSFNPFTSALDALKQCNAVSEGILTDELRTVLETNLPKVKEGKKAKFSLGVSDPKIGSQISEVTKLPCQSNEFVSELLRGVRLHFDTFVGDLKAGDLEKAQLGLGHSYSRAKVKFNVNRVDNMVIQAIFLLDTLDKDINSFSMRVREWYSWHFPELVKIVNDNYLYAKVSKYIEDKAKLTEDKIPGLTEIVGDEDKAKEIVEAAKASMGQDLSPVDLINVQQFAQRVMDLSEYRKNLYDYLVAKMNDIAPNLASLIGEVVGARLISHAGSLTNLAKCPSSTLQILGAEKALFRALKTRGNTPKYGLIFHSSFIGRASAKNKGRMARYLANKCSIASRIDCFSERGTTVFGEKLREQVEERLDFYDKGVAPRKNIDVMQSAIESAENKDTEMETEAPAEVSGKKSKKKKQKAAADEGGDMILDKPTKVTNGDAVEDHKSEKKKKKKEKRKLEQETEQDDQAEDDGANGVVSEQDGTAKKKKNKKVNNVVETGEESKKKKKKSKKETE; translated from the exons ATGGCACTATTCCTTCTATACGAATCCGCTTCGGGCTATGCACTGTTCGAGGCTCATGGCCTTGATGAAATTGGTCAGAATACTGAAGCAGTTCGGAACTCCGTTTCCGACCTCAACAGGTTTGGGAAAGTCGTTCAGCTTCGTTCCTTCAATCCTTTCACTTCCGCTCTTGATGCCCTCAAGCAGTGCAACGCCGTCTCTGAAG GCATATTAACTGATGAGCTGAGGACTGTTTTGGAGACTAACTTGCCTAAAGTAAAGGAAGGTAAAAAGGCCAAGTTCAGTTTAGGTGTGTCTGATCCTAAGATTGGTTCACAAATATCTGAAGTGACAAAGCTTCCTTGCCAGAGTAATGAGTTTGTGAGCGAACTTCTTCGCGGGGTTCGATTGCATTTTGATACCTTTGTTGGTGATCTCAAG GCTGGAGATTTGGAAAAGGCCCAACTTGGTCTGGGTCATAGTTACAGCAGAGCGAAGGTGAAATTTAATGTCAATAGAGTGGACAACATGGTTATTCAAGCTATCTTCCTTCTTGATACACTTGATAAGGATATTAATTCGTTCTCCATGAGAGTGAG AGAGTGGTATTCATGGCATTTTCCTGAACTGGTGAAAATTGTAAATGATAATTACCTGTATGCCaaagtttcaaaatatattgagGATAAGGCCAAGTTGACTGAAGACAAGATTCCTGGCTTAACTGAAATAGTTGGAGATGAGGATAAAGCAAAGGAGATTGTGGAAGCTGCCAAGGCCTCCATGG GACAGGATCTGTCTCCAGTTGACTTGATCAATGTCCAACAATTTGCGCAGAGGGTAATGGATCTGTCTGAGTACAGGAAGAACCTGTATGACTACCTGGTTGCTAAAATGAATGATATTGCGCCAAATTTGGCCTCTTTAATTGGTGAAGTTGTTGGTGCTCGTTTGATTTCACATGCTGGTAGTCTCACAAATTTAGCCAAGTGCCCCTCATCAACTCTTCAAATTCTTGGTGCAGAGAAGGCTTTGTTCAG GGCATTGAAAACCAGAGGAAACACTCCCAAATATGGTTTGATATTCCACTCTTCTTTTATTGGTCGGGCATCTGCCAAAAATAAGGGCAGAATGGCTCGTTACCTTGCAAACAAGTGCTCAATTGCATCACGGATTGACTGCTTTTCTG AAAGGGGTACTACTGTGTTTGGGGAGAAACTCCGTGAGCAAGTTGAGGAACGACTCGACTTTTATGACAAGGGAGTTGCCCCTCGCAAGAACATAGATGTCATGCAGTCTGCAATTGAAAGTGCTGAAAATAAAG ATACGGAGATGGAAACAGAAGCGCCTGCTGAAGTTTCAGGCAAGAAAtccaaaaagaagaaacaaaaagctGCTGCTGATGAAGGTGGTGACATGATTCTAGATAAGCCTACAAAAGTTACAAATGGTGATGCTGTGGAGGATCATAAatcagagaagaaaaagaaaaagaaagaaaagaggaagtTGGAACAGGAGACGGAACAAGATGATCAGGCTGAGGACGATGGTGCCAATGGGGTCGTAAGTGAGCAGGATGGAACagctaaaaagaagaagaataagaaggtCAATAATGTAGTGGAGACTGGTGAAGAGtctaagaagaagaaaaagaaatcaaaaaagGAAACTGAGTAA